A genomic segment from Vidua macroura isolate BioBank_ID:100142 chromosome Z, ASM2450914v1, whole genome shotgun sequence encodes:
- the LOC128821670 gene encoding A-kinase anchor protein 2-like isoform X2 → MEIEVPVSEHKSITTVASPHPIDNPTHFFSPASSQNGLRDRHESLDSEVAKEIRYLDEVLEANCCDSAADSTFNGTSSPEPSAVSIMDGSGASANVNKESVSSEREKNVADKQVSLEVEPCEANITDENLKSNGHSLSGLKEDTRESLKVPGSPTSSNSSRRSSKDGETTLTTLKKEAKFELRAFHEDKKPSKLFEDEEEKEKYRVRKVRPSEEMMELEKERRELIKSQAVKKNPNIAAKWWNPPQEKPLEDEEHLESHKKYKERKERQQQQQQGATPTSPKEVTCSFVSPEPVNIKKEDIVTEQIDFSAARKQFQLMEHSGPSQGQAAPRRSVTPKMFSVKPFYKSLNSPYVDRPMFSVTRPVSVCRQSGPLEGNNATVVKAQKVSCSSEDDKSTQTTTADTARELPCSDSPRAGPASKLWSEDGEFMSARAVFTMVKDDGQGILDHFPKSGSASSPPEELDSGLDDLSVRSQDTTVLETLSNDFSMDNVSDSGASNETMSALQESSLADFSLPQTPQAETPSECRVEGISKSFSDPGCDSPSSTLADSMLMDDQLDYHAGLLVQNAIQQAIAEQVDKGNSKEEEIPAEKEVSAKEQPASTRPAPASKEHQNPTFEPPQVSSPVQEKRDTIPKTSKEEDSGLREGKSLQQSPMYSATQPFLVEENRHEVSYFSKYSEAAELRSTASILATQEPEVTVGPFKLRSRKQRTLSMIEEEIRAAQEREEELKRQRQGLQMAPSPVTKSAPPMPTRTVCYKTTPGKIEKIKPPPSPTTEGPATQLDPPSEESAGGQRPKNLMQTLMEDYETHKTKRRERMDDSAYTCKLLSSRVTSEVLEATRVNRRKSALALRWEAGIYANREEDE, encoded by the exons atggaaattgaaGTTCCGGTTTCTGAACATAAAAGCATCACCACAGTGGCTTCACCACATCCCATAGACAATCCAACCCACTTCTTTTCGCCTGCTTCTAGCCAAAATGGACTTAGGGACAGACATGAATCTCTGGACAGTGAAGTTGCTAAAGAGATCAGATACCTAGATGAAGTGCTGGAGGCAAATTGTTGTGATTCTGCTGCAGACAGTACATTTAATGGGACATCCTCCCCTGAACCAAGTGCAGTCTCGATTATGGATGGTTCAGGAGCATCTGCTAATGTCAATAAAGAGTCAGTATCtagtgaaagggaaaaaaatgtagcagACAAGCAGGTATCCTTGGAGGTTGAGCCATGTGAAGCTAATATAACAGATGAGAATCTGAAATCTAATGGCCATTCCTTGAGTGGTCTGAAAGAAGACACTAGGGAGAGTCTGAAGGTGCCAGGAAGTCCCACTTCTTCAAACAGTTCTAGAAGATCCTCTAAGGATGGAGAAACAACTCTTACAACCCTTAAGAAAGAGGCAAAGTTTGAACTGCGAGCCTTCCATGAAGATAAAAAGCCCTCAAAGCTCTTTGAAgatgaggaagagaaggaaaaatacagaGTCCGCAAAGTGAGGCCATCAGAAGAAATGATGGaacttgaaaaagaaagaagggaacTCATTAAAAGCCAGGCTGTcaagaaaaaccccaacattgCTGCCAAATGGTGGAACCCTCCTCAGGAGAAGCCCCTGGAGGATGAAGAGCATCTGGAGTCTCACAAGAAGTACAAGGAGCGcaaggagaggcagcagcagcagcagcaaggtgCGACACCAACATCCCCCAAAGAGGTCACCTGCTCCTTTGTATCCCCAGAGCCAGTCAATATCAAGAAAGAAGATATTGTCACAGAGCAAATTGACTTCTCGGCTGCCAGGAAGCAGTTCCAGCTGATGGAGCATTCAGGTCCATCTCAGGGTCAGGCTGCACCAAGGCGGTCAGTAACACCCAAAATGTTCTCCGTCAAACCCTTCTACAAAAGCCTCAATTCTCCATACGTGGACAGGCCGATGTTCTCTGTGACAAGACCTGTTTCAGTGTGCAGGCAAAGTGGACCACTTGAGGGTAACAACGCCACAGTCGTCAAAGCACAGAAAGTCTCCTGTAGCTCAGAAGATGACAAAAGTACTCAGACTACCACAGCTGACACAGCAAGAGAGTTACCCTGCAGTGAtagccccagagctggaccaGCCTCAAAACTGTGGTCAGAGGATGGAGAATTCATGAGTGCAAGGGCGGTCTTCACAATGGTGAAGGACGATGGACAGGGAATTCTAGATCACTTCCCAAAGTCAGGCAGTGCCTCTTCGCCGCCAGAGGAGCTTGACTCTGGTTTGGATGACTTGTCTGTCAGGTCTCAGGATACCACCGTCTTGGAGACCCTTTCCAATGACTTCAGCATGGATAACGTAAGTGACAGCGGTGCCTCCAATGAGACCATGAGCGCCCTGCAGGAAAGTTCTCTAGCGGATTTCTCTCTGCCACAGACCCCGCAGGCTGAAACTCCATCAGAGTGCAGGGTTGAAGGCATCTCCAAGTCTTTCAGTGACCCAGGCTGTGATTCCCCCTCCTCCACTTTGGCAGACTCCATGCTGATGGATGACCAACTGGACTACCACGCTGGCCTGCTGGTTCAAAACGCCATCCAACAAGCCATAGCTGAGCAGGTGGATAAAGGAAACTCGAAGGAAGAAGAAATCCCAGCAGAGAAAGAGGTCTCAGCCAAAGAGCAGCCAGCCAGCACCAGGCCAGCTCCAGCCTCTAAGGAGCATCAGAACCCAACGTTTGAACCACCCCAGGTGTCTTCACCAGTTCAAGAAAAAAGGGACACCATACCAAAGACTTCAAAAGAGGAAGACTCAGGactcagggaagggaagagttTGCAGCAGTCACCCATGTACTCAGCCACCCAACCATTCCTTGTGGAGGAAAACAGGCATGAAGTCAGCTATTTCAGCAAGTATTCAGAGGCAGCGGAGCTTCGGAGCACCGCCTCCATCCTGGCCACACAGGAGCCTGAAGTGACTGTGGGCCCTTTCAAGTTACGGTCGAGGAAACAGCGGACTTTGTCGATGATAGAAGAAGAGATCAGAGCTGCCCAGGAACGAGAAGAGGAGCTGAAGAGGCAGCGGCAAGGTCTACAAATGGCACCAAGCCCTGTTACAAAGAGTGCACCACCCATGCCCACCAGAACCGTGTGTTATAAAACTACACCAG GGAAGATTGAGAAGATCAAGCCTCCTCCATCCCCCACCACAGAAGGCCCTGCTACACAGTTGGACCCTCCATCTGAGGAGTCTGCAGGAGGCCAGCGCCCCAAGAATCTGATGCAGACCCTCATGGAGGATTatgaaacacacaaaaccaagaGACGAGAAAGGATGGACGACAGTGCG TACACCTGTAAATTACTGTCTAGCAGGGTTACTTCTGAG GTCCTCGAGGCAACCAGGGTGAACCGCAGGAAGAGTGCTCTGGCATTGCGCTGGGAAGCTGGCATTTATGCCAACCGAGAGGAGGACGAGTAA
- the LOC128821670 gene encoding A-kinase anchor protein 2-like isoform X1 produces MEIEVPVSEHKSITTVASPHPIDNPTHFFSPASSQNGLRDRHESLDSEVAKEIRYLDEVLEANCCDSAADSTFNGTSSPEPSAVSIMDGSGASANVNKESVSSEREKNVADKQVSLEVEPCEANITDENLKSNGHSLSGLKEDTRESLKVPGSPTSSNSSRRSSKDGETTLTTLKKEAKFELRAFHEDKKPSKLFEDEEEKEKYRVRKVRPSEEMMELEKERRELIKSQAVKKNPNIAAKWWNPPQEKPLEDEEHLESHKKYKERKERQQQQQQGATPTSPKEVTCSFVSPEPVNIKKEDIVTEQIDFSAARKQFQLMEHSGPSQGQAAPRRSVTPKMFSVKPFYKSLNSPYVDRPMFSVTRPVSVCRQSGPLEGNNATVVKAQKVSCSSEDDKSTQTTTADTARELPCSDSPRAGPASKLWSEDGEFMSARAVFTMVKDDGQGILDHFPKSGSASSPPEELDSGLDDLSVRSQDTTVLETLSNDFSMDNVSDSGASNETMSALQESSLADFSLPQTPQAETPSECRVEGISKSFSDPGCDSPSSTLADSMLMDDQLDYHAGLLVQNAIQQAIAEQVDKGNSKEEEIPAEKEVSAKEQPASTRPAPASKEHQNPTFEPPQVSSPVQEKRDTIPKTSKEEDSGLREGKSLQQSPMYSATQPFLVEENRHEVSYFSKYSEAAELRSTASILATQEPEVTVGPFKLRSRKQRTLSMIEEEIRAAQEREEELKRQRQGLQMAPSPVTKSAPPMPTRTVCYKTTPGKIEKIKPPPSPTTEGPATQLDPPSEESAGGQRPKNLMQTLMEDYETHKTKRRERMDDSAVLEATRVNRRKSALALRWEAGIYANREEDE; encoded by the exons atggaaattgaaGTTCCGGTTTCTGAACATAAAAGCATCACCACAGTGGCTTCACCACATCCCATAGACAATCCAACCCACTTCTTTTCGCCTGCTTCTAGCCAAAATGGACTTAGGGACAGACATGAATCTCTGGACAGTGAAGTTGCTAAAGAGATCAGATACCTAGATGAAGTGCTGGAGGCAAATTGTTGTGATTCTGCTGCAGACAGTACATTTAATGGGACATCCTCCCCTGAACCAAGTGCAGTCTCGATTATGGATGGTTCAGGAGCATCTGCTAATGTCAATAAAGAGTCAGTATCtagtgaaagggaaaaaaatgtagcagACAAGCAGGTATCCTTGGAGGTTGAGCCATGTGAAGCTAATATAACAGATGAGAATCTGAAATCTAATGGCCATTCCTTGAGTGGTCTGAAAGAAGACACTAGGGAGAGTCTGAAGGTGCCAGGAAGTCCCACTTCTTCAAACAGTTCTAGAAGATCCTCTAAGGATGGAGAAACAACTCTTACAACCCTTAAGAAAGAGGCAAAGTTTGAACTGCGAGCCTTCCATGAAGATAAAAAGCCCTCAAAGCTCTTTGAAgatgaggaagagaaggaaaaatacagaGTCCGCAAAGTGAGGCCATCAGAAGAAATGATGGaacttgaaaaagaaagaagggaacTCATTAAAAGCCAGGCTGTcaagaaaaaccccaacattgCTGCCAAATGGTGGAACCCTCCTCAGGAGAAGCCCCTGGAGGATGAAGAGCATCTGGAGTCTCACAAGAAGTACAAGGAGCGcaaggagaggcagcagcagcagcagcaaggtgCGACACCAACATCCCCCAAAGAGGTCACCTGCTCCTTTGTATCCCCAGAGCCAGTCAATATCAAGAAAGAAGATATTGTCACAGAGCAAATTGACTTCTCGGCTGCCAGGAAGCAGTTCCAGCTGATGGAGCATTCAGGTCCATCTCAGGGTCAGGCTGCACCAAGGCGGTCAGTAACACCCAAAATGTTCTCCGTCAAACCCTTCTACAAAAGCCTCAATTCTCCATACGTGGACAGGCCGATGTTCTCTGTGACAAGACCTGTTTCAGTGTGCAGGCAAAGTGGACCACTTGAGGGTAACAACGCCACAGTCGTCAAAGCACAGAAAGTCTCCTGTAGCTCAGAAGATGACAAAAGTACTCAGACTACCACAGCTGACACAGCAAGAGAGTTACCCTGCAGTGAtagccccagagctggaccaGCCTCAAAACTGTGGTCAGAGGATGGAGAATTCATGAGTGCAAGGGCGGTCTTCACAATGGTGAAGGACGATGGACAGGGAATTCTAGATCACTTCCCAAAGTCAGGCAGTGCCTCTTCGCCGCCAGAGGAGCTTGACTCTGGTTTGGATGACTTGTCTGTCAGGTCTCAGGATACCACCGTCTTGGAGACCCTTTCCAATGACTTCAGCATGGATAACGTAAGTGACAGCGGTGCCTCCAATGAGACCATGAGCGCCCTGCAGGAAAGTTCTCTAGCGGATTTCTCTCTGCCACAGACCCCGCAGGCTGAAACTCCATCAGAGTGCAGGGTTGAAGGCATCTCCAAGTCTTTCAGTGACCCAGGCTGTGATTCCCCCTCCTCCACTTTGGCAGACTCCATGCTGATGGATGACCAACTGGACTACCACGCTGGCCTGCTGGTTCAAAACGCCATCCAACAAGCCATAGCTGAGCAGGTGGATAAAGGAAACTCGAAGGAAGAAGAAATCCCAGCAGAGAAAGAGGTCTCAGCCAAAGAGCAGCCAGCCAGCACCAGGCCAGCTCCAGCCTCTAAGGAGCATCAGAACCCAACGTTTGAACCACCCCAGGTGTCTTCACCAGTTCAAGAAAAAAGGGACACCATACCAAAGACTTCAAAAGAGGAAGACTCAGGactcagggaagggaagagttTGCAGCAGTCACCCATGTACTCAGCCACCCAACCATTCCTTGTGGAGGAAAACAGGCATGAAGTCAGCTATTTCAGCAAGTATTCAGAGGCAGCGGAGCTTCGGAGCACCGCCTCCATCCTGGCCACACAGGAGCCTGAAGTGACTGTGGGCCCTTTCAAGTTACGGTCGAGGAAACAGCGGACTTTGTCGATGATAGAAGAAGAGATCAGAGCTGCCCAGGAACGAGAAGAGGAGCTGAAGAGGCAGCGGCAAGGTCTACAAATGGCACCAAGCCCTGTTACAAAGAGTGCACCACCCATGCCCACCAGAACCGTGTGTTATAAAACTACACCAG GGAAGATTGAGAAGATCAAGCCTCCTCCATCCCCCACCACAGAAGGCCCTGCTACACAGTTGGACCCTCCATCTGAGGAGTCTGCAGGAGGCCAGCGCCCCAAGAATCTGATGCAGACCCTCATGGAGGATTatgaaacacacaaaaccaagaGACGAGAAAGGATGGACGACAGTGCG GTCCTCGAGGCAACCAGGGTGAACCGCAGGAAGAGTGCTCTGGCATTGCGCTGGGAAGCTGGCATTTATGCCAACCGAGAGGAGGACGAGTAA